A window of Numida meleagris isolate 19003 breed g44 Domestic line unplaced genomic scaffold, NumMel1.0 unplaced_Scaffold322, whole genome shotgun sequence contains these coding sequences:
- the RAD23A gene encoding UV excision repair protein RAD23 homolog A isoform X1 produces MAVTVTLKTLQQQTFKIRMEPHETVRALKEKIEAEKGSDAFPVAGQKLIYAGKILSDDVPIREYRIDEKNFVVVMVTKAKAALGTAAPEPAASAAATSEPTPTPGPPPAADTVPVPPAAPSEEQPPQDLPPLTLTEPTTGSVPPPRGAGRSADAASTLVTGSEYETMLTEIISMGYERERVVAALRASYNNPHRAVEYLLTGIPGSPEPERPPVQESRPPEQPQVEGQQGENPLEFLREQPQFQNMRQVIQQNPALLPALLQQLGQENPQLLQQISQHQEQFIQMLNEPLGELGDLEGEMGAIGDESPQMNYIQVTPQEKEAIERLKALGFPESLVIQAYFACEKNENLAANFLLSQNFDDD; encoded by the exons ATGGCGGTGACCGTGACGCTGAAGACGCTGCAGCAGCAGACGTTCAAAATCCGCATGGAGCCGCACGAGACG GTGCGAGCGCTGAAGGAGAAGATTGAAGCGGAGAAGGGCAGTGACGCGTTCCCGGTGGCGGGTCAGAAGCTCATATATGCGGGGAAGATTCTCAGTGACGACGTTCCCATCCGCGAGTACCGCATCGACGAGAAGAACTTCGTGGTCGTCATGGTGACCAAG GCCAAGGCAGCGCTGGGCACCGCAGCGCCTGAGCCcgcagcctctgctgctgccacctcagAGCCCACCCCGACCCCAGGGCCCCCACCAGCTGCTGACACCGTCCCTGTACCACCGGCTGCCCCTAGTGAGGAGCAGCCCCCCCAGGACCTCCCCCCACTCACCCTCACGGAGCCTACAACAGG CTCTGTTCCCCCCCCACGCGGTGCAGGGCGCTCGGCCGACGCTGCCTCCACCCTCG TGACGGGCTCGGAGTACGAGACGATGCTGACGGAAATCATATCGATGGGCTACGAGCGGGAGCGGGTGGTGGCTGCACTGCGTGCCAGTTACAACAACCCCCACCGCGCTGTCGAGTACCTGCTGACG GGCATCCCGGGGAGCCCTGAACCTGAGCGCCCACCCGTGCAGGAGAGCCGACCCCCGGAGCAGCCGCAGGTTGAAGGTCAGCAAG GGGAGAACCCACTGGAGTTCCTGCGAGAGCAGCCCCAGTTCCAGAACATGCGGCAGGTGATCCAGCAGAACCcggctctgctgcctgctctgctccagcagctgggccAGGAGaacccacagctcctgcag CAAATCAGCCAGCACCAGGAGCAGTTCATCCAGATGCTGAACGAGCCactgggggagctgggggacTTAGAGGGGGAGATGGGGGCCATTGGGGATGAGTCCCCCCAGATGAATTACATCCAAGTGACGcctcaggaaaaagaagccaTAGAAAGG TTGAAGGCACTGGGCTTCCCCGAGAGCTTGGTCATCCAGGCCTACTTTGCCTGTGAGAAGAACGAGAACCTGGCGGCCAACTTCCTGCTCAGCCAGAACTTTGATGATGACTGA
- the GADD45GIP1 gene encoding growth arrest and DNA damage-inducible proteins-interacting protein 1 has product MAAVTVRCLRLSRAPWALGPVRLYRAAPLRRGMGPPPLTDPEDQRAAAKRFGRLGAASGVAAERLWPSPERLREMEAEEREWCPSLREMEAALERKEQEERRLREEREQLVARSLAAMPARIAAWRQEREQARERSRQDAARRQRLLAEAAERLGAPARPGDPRVQALMQDMEREQRRQEKRQRRQKHEEAARSALAAAEAAAASQPPPGASEPPK; this is encoded by the exons ATGGCGGCGGTCACAGTGCGGTGTCTGAGGCTGAGCCGCGCCCCGTGGGCATTGGGCCCCGTGCGGCTGTACCGAGCGGCCCCTCTGCGACGCGGCATGGGTCCTCCGCCCCTCACGGACCCAGAGGACCAACGCGCGGCGGCGAAGCGCTTCGGACGGCTCGGGGCGGCGTCGGGAGTGGCGGCGGAGCGGCTGTGGCCCAGCCCCGAGCGGCTGCGGGAGATGGAGGCGGAGGAGCGCGAGTGGTGTCCGTCACTGCGGGAGATGGAGGCTGCGCTGGAGCGGAAGGAGCAGGAAGAGCGGCGGCTGCGGGAGGAGAG GGAGCAGCTGGTGGCACGCAGCCTGGCAGCCATGCCTGCACGCATCGCAGCGTGGCGGCAGGAGCGGGAGCAGGCACGGGAGCGGAGCCGGCAGGATGCAGCACGGCGGCAGCGGCTGTTGGCAGAGGCAGCTGAGCgcctgggggccccagcccggcccggcGATCCCCGGGTTCAGGCACTGATGCAGGACATGGAACGGGAGCAGCGTCGCCAGGAGAAGCGGCAACGGAGGCAGAAGCACGAGGAAGCAGCCCGCAGtgctttggctgctgctgaggctgctgctgcctcacaACCACCCCCTGGGGCCTCTGAGCCCCCCAAGTAA
- the RAD23A gene encoding UV excision repair protein RAD23 homolog A isoform X2: MAVTVTLKTLQQQTFKIRMEPHETVRALKEKIEAEKGSDAFPVAGQKLIYAGKILSDDVPIREYRIDEKNFVVVMVTKAKAALGTAAPEPAASAAATSEPTPTPGPPPAADTVPVPPAAPSEEQPPQDLPPLTLTEPTTGSVPPPRGAGRSADAASTLVTGSEYETMLTEIISMGYERERVVAALRASYNNPHRAVEYLLTGIPGSPEPERPPVQESRPPEQPQVEGENPLEFLREQPQFQNMRQVIQQNPALLPALLQQLGQENPQLLQQISQHQEQFIQMLNEPLGELGDLEGEMGAIGDESPQMNYIQVTPQEKEAIERLKALGFPESLVIQAYFACEKNENLAANFLLSQNFDDD, from the exons ATGGCGGTGACCGTGACGCTGAAGACGCTGCAGCAGCAGACGTTCAAAATCCGCATGGAGCCGCACGAGACG GTGCGAGCGCTGAAGGAGAAGATTGAAGCGGAGAAGGGCAGTGACGCGTTCCCGGTGGCGGGTCAGAAGCTCATATATGCGGGGAAGATTCTCAGTGACGACGTTCCCATCCGCGAGTACCGCATCGACGAGAAGAACTTCGTGGTCGTCATGGTGACCAAG GCCAAGGCAGCGCTGGGCACCGCAGCGCCTGAGCCcgcagcctctgctgctgccacctcagAGCCCACCCCGACCCCAGGGCCCCCACCAGCTGCTGACACCGTCCCTGTACCACCGGCTGCCCCTAGTGAGGAGCAGCCCCCCCAGGACCTCCCCCCACTCACCCTCACGGAGCCTACAACAGG CTCTGTTCCCCCCCCACGCGGTGCAGGGCGCTCGGCCGACGCTGCCTCCACCCTCG TGACGGGCTCGGAGTACGAGACGATGCTGACGGAAATCATATCGATGGGCTACGAGCGGGAGCGGGTGGTGGCTGCACTGCGTGCCAGTTACAACAACCCCCACCGCGCTGTCGAGTACCTGCTGACG GGCATCCCGGGGAGCCCTGAACCTGAGCGCCCACCCGTGCAGGAGAGCCGACCCCCGGAGCAGCCGCAGGTTGAAG GGGAGAACCCACTGGAGTTCCTGCGAGAGCAGCCCCAGTTCCAGAACATGCGGCAGGTGATCCAGCAGAACCcggctctgctgcctgctctgctccagcagctgggccAGGAGaacccacagctcctgcag CAAATCAGCCAGCACCAGGAGCAGTTCATCCAGATGCTGAACGAGCCactgggggagctgggggacTTAGAGGGGGAGATGGGGGCCATTGGGGATGAGTCCCCCCAGATGAATTACATCCAAGTGACGcctcaggaaaaagaagccaTAGAAAGG TTGAAGGCACTGGGCTTCCCCGAGAGCTTGGTCATCCAGGCCTACTTTGCCTGTGAGAAGAACGAGAACCTGGCGGCCAACTTCCTGCTCAGCCAGAACTTTGATGATGACTGA